From Schistocerca cancellata isolate TAMUIC-IGC-003103 chromosome 6, iqSchCanc2.1, whole genome shotgun sequence, a single genomic window includes:
- the LOC126191227 gene encoding uncharacterized protein LOC126191227, whose amino-acid sequence MSEVTGTEAELLKISAMFKENILTDILKDVSGQSDVALKGYTLSPLDDKGECYTSDIRRIRIEGTSHNGSEAHSVAVVIKALPSNICHKQPFGLAQFYRNEVHFYREVLEKLMAFQKKKNPKNVFTQIPRCYKAFTDGEHDYIVLEDLSVLGFQPAKGQETYNFEHCAEVLKCMAKFHALSFAMKDQELEEFRAAAHNLEEVLYSEAQREWYRGMMKNILNYSMQAVSLEYPDSVYEQKMREFCESAVYDKAIDLVKSDKPHSVILNGDAWGPNFLFLYGGSDEQHIKDLRIIDFQMSRWANPVCDLSFFLYSSTSKEVRDSNISNLLKTYHHSLSEMIQDLGSDPQVVYPYEIFEAEVKQFSAFGFIMSLEAVAESTLDEPDKPKLDLMEGKEFIPLHEIWKFPPLTNKQTIKRLADNVKYAVENGHI is encoded by the exons ATGTCTGAAGTCACTGGAACAGAAGCAGAGTTACTGAAAATTTCAGCCATGTTCAAAGAAAACATTCTTACTGATATATTGAAAGATGTGAGTGGGCAGTCAGATGTAGCACTCAAGGGTTACACATTGTCTCCATTAGATGATAAGGGAGAGTGCTACACAAGTGACATTAGAAGAATACGAATTGAAGGCACATCACATAATGGCTCTGAAGCGCATTCTGTAGCAGTTGTTATTAAAGCTCTACCTTCTAATATTTGCCATAAACAACCATTTGGATTGGCACAATTCTACAGAAATGAAGTACACTTCTACAGAGAG GTACTTGAGAAGTTGATggcatttcagaagaagaaaaacccGAAAAATGTCTTTACACAAATTCCAAG ATGCTATAAGGCATTTACAGATGGTGAGCATGACTACATTGTTTTGGAAGACCTGAGTGTGCTTGGTTTCCAGCCAGCCAAAGGACAAGAAACATATAACTTTGAACATTGTGCAGAAGTTCTGAAATGTATGGCTAAGTTCCATGCTCTTTCATTTGCTATGAAAGACCAGGAATTGGAAGAATTCAGAGCAGCTGCACACAATTTGGAG GAAGTTCTCTACAGTGAAGCGCAGCGAGAATGGTACCGAGGAATGATGAAAAATATACTGAATTATTCTATGCAGGCAGTTTCCTTAGAATATCCTGACAGTGTGTATGAACAAAAGATGAGAGAATTCTGTGAAAGTGCAGTCTATGATAAAGCCATTGATCTTGTTAAGTCTGACAAGCCGCACTCTGTAATTCTGAATGGAGATGCATGGGGCCCAAACTTTTTATTCCTTTACGGTGGTTCTGATGAGCAACATATAAAAGATCTTCGTATAATTGATTTTCAAATGTCACGCTGGGCAAACCCAGTATGTGATCTCTCATTCTTTCTTTATTCAAGCACATCCAAGGAAGTCAGAGATTCAAATATTTCAAATCTGCTTAAAACCTATCACCATAGCCTTTctgaaatgattcaggatttgggatCTGATCCACAAGTTGTTTACCCATATGAAATATTTGAAGCAGAAGTAAAACAATTCTCTGCTTTTGGATTCATTATGTCATTGGAAGCTGTGGCAGAGAGCACACTGGATGAGCCTGATAAACCAAAACTTGATTTAATGGAAGGGAAAGAATTTATTCCGCTGCATGAAATTTGGAAGTTTCCCCCattaacaaataaacaaacaatcaAGCGGCTAGCAGATAATGTAAAATATGCCGTAGAAAATGGACATATTTAA